AAATGAAACGATTATTGAATTAATTCTGCATGTTTTCTTATTTTTGCAGCCAGGTTTTCCAGATCATCATCATTTGAAATCATTCTTTTTGTCCATGCTGTGCCAGTACTAGAATACCTAGGCACTATGTGAACATGAACATGCGGAATTATCTGATTTGCTGCTTTTCCATTATTTTGCGCTATGTTAAATCCATCTGCACTAGTAACTTTCAATATGGCATGTGCAATAACAGGAATTTTTGAGAATAATGAAGAAACATCCTCTGTGTTCATATCAGTAATTCTTTCATGATGATCTCTAGGTATGACAAGTGTATGGCCTCTTTGTATCGGGTATTTATCCATTATAGCAACGTGAGTTTTATCCTCATAAACAAAATGAGCCTTTACTTTTCCTTCAACAATGTCACAAAAAAGACAATTCATAGAATACTACGTTTTAGTATTTTATTTAAATTAATGCCAAAATGATGCACCTGTTAGTCAAAAGGATTTGAAATCAATTCATCTGAGGCCTTCTTTATTATCATAAATATTTTTTTTATCATGTGATTTTTTGAAGATCTTGATATGATCATACAATCCAAATGAAAACAAGAGATAAGACCATAAAAATAAAATATCTACTGGATGTCCAGTATAATACGAATTGTCTAACGAGAAATATTGAAAGGCAGTATCAGCAACAACTTCAAATATCATTCCAATTAACAATAGCGACCACAAAAAGTTTACTTTTCCTTTAAAAAATAATGCCGTACCAATCATAGACGGAATCAATACAATTGCATCTGCTATTGGATAAATTGATCCCAGAATAATTGCAAATTCAGATTCTCCAGAATTGTTGTCAAATGTCATGTATAGATTTGGAATTAGAATCGTAACAGCAATTATTGATGTAATTACTATCATTTTTTTCGATATTGCATTTTTGAATGGGTATATGTATAGAATTGAAAATATAAAATAAAACGGATATGCTAACAAATAGAAAAAATCTGCACTAGATGGAAATGGTTTTTCCTTGTACACTAGCTCATTAACTAACCATATTTGTTCTGCTACAAACCACATTGCAGCAAATATAGTAAAAATAAGCCATGCTTTTCCATGACTGCCAGTCATGCTATTTCTTTTTGTTAAAATCCCAGATAGAATCACCACGGAGGCAGGTATTGGTATAAAAATAAGATTTGTAAATAAATCAGCTGTTTCTTTTCCAATTGATTCAGCAATTATAAATCCAAAACCAGTAGCAACTAAAGAAATTAACAGATATTTTTGTAATTGAAGTTTTTCTAATCTTGTTTCCATTTTTATAATCTGTACCTTACAACAAAAATTCGTTATGTGTTATAAATTAACATTGTATCAAAGATTATTACTAAAACCATTTACACTGCAGATCAATTAACAAGATGATTCTATTCACCTTCAGGAAATTGATAAAATGCAGGTATGTTAGTTGGTGGATTACCATACACTAGTGCAATTTCATCATGAGCGTGTAACGATGTATCTTTCAAGCTAGTAGTCACAGCTTGTCCATTTACATAGATTATAGGAGATCTATCAGTTGGCGGCATTCCTATACTAGTCGATTGCCAAATGTCAAAGAATTGGCCTAGTGTAAATCCTCTTTCTTGTGGAGACTCTATGTGTATTACACCATCTGGAGTATGGGTATGTAACCAATACAGACAGCTATTATTGTTTTCAATTCCAATAAATGCCGGAACTGTTAATGGATGACCATCAACAAAAATATCAAGGTGAGCATGTACATGAAAAGTAACGTATTCAGTAGTATCGCATTCAATTCCATCTATAAGGACTGAATTACCTGCCCTAGTGTTATCTAATTTTGGTATTGCAACTGCCAATATTGCCACAATAGATGCAATTATGGCTATTGCAATTATCTTATTTTTGAATTTTTTTGGTCGTCTTTCATCATTATGTTTTTTATCAAAACCTTCATCCTTGTTTTTGCCCATTGTCTAACCGTATTCTATTTTTCAACTTATTAATTCCATCGAAATTTTCATGTTTAAATTTTGGGTCGTGGTTTTACCGGAATTAGTGAAGATATAGACTAATGGTTGTTACTAGATACTGTTATTTAGGGCAAAAATTTGACTTTGATCAATTTATGGGCAAAAAAGATCGTGAAGAGCGAGTAAAGGAACGAGAGAGCTACGTTGAAAAACATCAGAAACAAAAGATGAAGTACAAACTAATAGCTCTTGGTGTTTTTGGAGGCATTATAGCTGTACTTGCAATTTCAAGTTATAATTTCTATGTGCTATCTACCACTGTAACTCCAACTGGAGTTCCGCCTGGAGCAGGTCCTCTTGGAGGAATTCACATTCACGCAGGATTATTAACAATGATTTACGGTCAGATGTTTGATTATTCTACTCCAGCTTATCAGATAAAAAGCCCATACATATCATTTCAGAAGGACAATGGTGAGACTGTTCACATGCTAGCTGCAAATGTGACTATGGGTTATTTGTTTAAGTCACTTCACATAGGGTTAACTGACAAATGTTTCATCTTTCCAGATAAGAGGCAGTTTTGCAGTGATAACACCTATACTCTAAAATTCTACGTCAATCACCAACAAGTGCCAAGCATACTTAATTATGTATTTAAAAACAATGACAGAATTTTAATTTCGTATGGTAATGATACTCAATCTCAGATAAATG
This genomic stretch from Nitrosopumilaceae archaeon harbors:
- a CDS encoding HIT family protein, whose protein sequence is MNCLFCDIVEGKVKAHFVYEDKTHVAIMDKYPIQRGHTLVIPRDHHERITDMNTEDVSSLFSKIPVIAHAILKVTSADGFNIAQNNGKAANQIIPHVHVHIVPRYSSTGTAWTKRMISNDDDLENLAAKIRKHAELIQ
- a CDS encoding protein-disulfide isomerase is translated as MGKKDREERVKERESYVEKHQKQKMKYKLIALGVFGGIIAVLAISSYNFYVLSTTVTPTGVPPGAGPLGGIHIHAGLLTMIYGQMFDYSTPAYQIKSPYISFQKDNGETVHMLAANVTMGYLFKSLHIGLTDKCFIFPDKRQFCSDNTYTLKFYVNHQQVPSILNYVFKNNDRILISYGNDTQSQINDQLARVDSFNLIT